From Anaerolineales bacterium, a single genomic window includes:
- a CDS encoding phosphoribosyltransferase, with product MTKLRREALTWNDVDQLIDHLLPQFQGEFDTMVIITRGGIVPGGLLAEATGIPTILTAAVDFPAEAEAQKTGLFAWPRFIEFPSDELLHGKRCLVVDDVWGSGRTITAVKNRIAAAGGIPFTCVLHFNPHRTLFGTLCPDYYAAITDAYIIYPWEMNRGPDKVRLG from the coding sequence ATGACCAAACTACGTCGTGAAGCCTTAACCTGGAATGATGTTGATCAGCTGATCGACCACCTCCTGCCTCAATTTCAGGGTGAATTCGATACGATGGTGATCATTACGCGTGGGGGTATTGTGCCAGGTGGCCTGCTGGCTGAAGCAACGGGCATCCCTACCATCCTCACTGCCGCAGTAGACTTCCCTGCCGAAGCAGAAGCTCAAAAAACCGGGCTTTTCGCCTGGCCAAGGTTTATCGAATTCCCCAGTGATGAGTTGTTGCACGGTAAACGTTGTCTGGTTGTGGATGATGTCTGGGGGTCGGGGCGTACCATCACCGCCGTTAAAAACCGCATCGCAGCTGCTGGCGGTATTCCCTTTACCTGCGTGCTGCACTTCAACCCCCATCGGACGTTATTCGGCACCTTATGCCCTGATTACTATGCCGCCATCACCGATGCGTATATTATCTACCCGTGGGAGATGAACCGCGGCCCCGACAAGGTGCGACTGGGCTAA
- a CDS encoding nitrate reductase: MDQPKQQINTLRVLIIGLIAVILVLGVALIILVIGNAGQPVDLAEVDVLAGSNDECVTCHRTATPGIVDQYSHSSMAAAEVTCRKCHEVAADYPGAVEHEGLYVLASPTTAMCQTCHEAEVAQYYQSRHSLPSYVAVAGSKDLSPTLMAMYEAIPEGSFAPDKGRNAIAALEGPAITPFACENCHSIGAPAADESVGRCQKCHIRHEFSLEQARKPETCNNCHIGPDHPQWEIYQESPHGILYATMGDNWNWDAEAGNLTVNDFPAPTCALCHMSGFGATGTTHDVGDRLSWFLFASVSQKRPNWQDNRSHMQSVCFECHNQNFITALYEDADGATEQVNTWVQESNDLVAPLQKAGLINTADFSEPIDFTYFNLWHYWGRTTKFGTWMQGPDYTQWHGAYPLQETLADLKEMVDLKQQAAGATP; encoded by the coding sequence ATGGATCAACCAAAGCAGCAGATAAATACACTACGAGTATTGATCATCGGCCTGATTGCGGTAATCCTGGTCTTGGGTGTAGCCCTGATCATCCTGGTTATCGGAAATGCCGGGCAGCCGGTTGACTTGGCCGAAGTGGATGTTTTAGCGGGCAGCAACGACGAGTGTGTGACGTGCCACCGCACCGCCACCCCGGGGATTGTCGACCAGTATAGCCACAGCAGTATGGCTGCCGCGGAAGTGACCTGTCGCAAGTGCCATGAGGTGGCAGCTGATTACCCTGGTGCTGTTGAGCATGAAGGTTTGTATGTGCTGGCATCACCGACAACCGCCATGTGCCAGACCTGCCATGAAGCAGAGGTGGCACAATACTATCAGAGCAGGCACAGCTTACCTTCGTATGTCGCTGTGGCAGGCTCAAAAGACCTTTCGCCGACACTGATGGCCATGTACGAGGCTATCCCGGAAGGCTCGTTCGCACCCGATAAGGGTCGCAATGCGATTGCTGCGCTGGAAGGTCCAGCCATCACACCATTTGCCTGTGAGAACTGCCACAGCATTGGTGCACCCGCTGCCGACGAGTCAGTCGGTAGGTGCCAGAAATGCCACATCCGGCATGAATTCAGCCTGGAGCAGGCGCGTAAGCCAGAGACGTGCAACAACTGTCACATCGGGCCAGACCATCCCCAATGGGAGATCTACCAGGAATCACCGCATGGCATCCTGTATGCCACGATGGGTGACAACTGGAACTGGGATGCTGAAGCTGGGAACCTGACGGTGAATGATTTTCCTGCCCCCACCTGTGCCCTGTGCCATATGAGTGGTTTCGGAGCCACCGGCACCACGCATGACGTGGGCGACCGGCTGTCGTGGTTCCTGTTTGCTTCGGTCAGCCAAAAACGTCCGAACTGGCAAGATAACCGCTCGCACATGCAAAGTGTTTGTTTCGAGTGCCATAACCAGAATTTCATCACTGCCCTGTACGAAGATGCAGATGGAGCGACCGAACAGGTGAATACCTGGGTACAAGAGAGCAATGACCTGGTGGCGCCATTGCAGAAAGCAGGTTTGATCAATACAGCAGATTTCAGCGAGCCGATCGATTTCACCTATTTCAACCTGTGGCATTATTGGGGCCGGACAACCAAGTTTGGTACCTGGATGCAAGGCCCGGATTATACCCAATGGCACGGTGCGTACCCTCTGCAGGAAACTCTTGCTGACCTCAAGGAGATGGTCGACCTTAAACAGCAGGCGGCGGGAGCCACGCCCTGA
- the phoU gene encoding phosphate transport system regulatory protein PhoU, with product MARDTFERQLQMMVDQVLVLGSMVEQAVIDAVEALKHRNRAAAQRIYEADYVINEKRYAIESACVTLIATQQPMARDVRFLAAILEIITELERIADYAKGICKITLLISEEAIDPVILDELQQMATFALEMLQRALDAFVAIDANAARQIPVEDEQVDQLYNRIYRKLMEQMTTNISTVDRANHIMWAAHNLERMGDRVTNICERIVYVATGEMKELDTK from the coding sequence ATGGCGCGCGATACATTCGAACGACAACTTCAAATGATGGTGGACCAGGTGCTTGTGTTGGGAAGCATGGTAGAGCAGGCGGTCATTGATGCAGTAGAGGCTCTCAAACACCGCAACCGAGCGGCGGCCCAACGAATTTATGAGGCTGATTACGTAATCAATGAAAAACGTTATGCCATCGAGAGCGCGTGCGTCACCCTCATCGCCACCCAACAACCCATGGCGCGTGATGTGCGCTTTTTAGCAGCCATCCTTGAAATTATCACCGAGCTAGAGCGGATTGCGGATTATGCTAAAGGAATCTGCAAGATTACCCTGTTGATCAGTGAAGAAGCGATCGATCCGGTAATCCTGGATGAGCTGCAACAGATGGCAACCTTTGCCCTGGAGATGCTGCAGCGCGCCTTGGATGCCTTCGTGGCTATTGATGCGAATGCGGCACGCCAGATACCCGTGGAAGACGAGCAAGTGGATCAGCTTTACAATCGGATCTATCGCAAGCTGATGGAGCAGATGACGACGAATATTTCGACCGTTGATCGAGCCAACCATATCATGTGGGCAGCCCATAACCTGGAGCGCATGGGTGACCGGGTGACAAACATATGCGAGCGCATTGTTTACGTAGCTACAGGCGAAATGAAAGAGCTGGATACCAAGTAA
- the pstB gene encoding phosphate ABC transporter ATP-binding protein — protein MTAENNVSPLVKPIEVEIKRPVETPPSQTKIEFVDFSFYYGKFKALGKINMQIPANQITAIIGPSGCGKSTLLRSVNRMNDLVASAKAVGQILFDGDNILDSSVDVVNIRRKIGMVFQRPNPFPKSIYDNVAYGPKLYGIGKRQGLDEIVQDALKQAALWEEVKDKLNLSAMALSGGQQQRLCIARALAVQPEVILMDEPASALDPVATLKIEELMQALKETYTIIIVTHNMQQAARVSDLTAFMMIDDPQTRTGILVEFGPTAQIFTNPKNKQTEDYVTGRFG, from the coding sequence ATGACAGCTGAAAATAATGTTTCTCCTTTGGTTAAACCAATTGAGGTTGAAATTAAAAGACCCGTGGAAACCCCGCCGAGTCAGACGAAAATCGAGTTTGTCGATTTTTCATTTTATTATGGAAAATTTAAGGCGCTGGGTAAGATCAATATGCAGATTCCCGCCAACCAGATCACTGCGATCATCGGGCCTTCGGGGTGCGGAAAATCCACGTTGTTACGTTCGGTCAACCGAATGAACGACCTGGTGGCAAGTGCAAAAGCGGTGGGACAAATCCTTTTTGATGGCGACAACATTCTCGATTCATCGGTGGATGTAGTTAATATCCGACGAAAGATTGGGATGGTATTCCAGCGCCCGAATCCATTTCCTAAGAGCATTTATGATAACGTGGCGTATGGCCCGAAACTCTATGGCATCGGAAAGCGGCAGGGTTTGGACGAGATTGTTCAGGACGCCTTGAAGCAAGCTGCACTGTGGGAGGAGGTCAAAGATAAACTCAACCTATCGGCGATGGCGCTATCAGGTGGGCAACAACAGCGACTGTGTATCGCCCGTGCCCTGGCTGTTCAACCTGAGGTGATCTTGATGGATGAGCCTGCTTCGGCGTTGGACCCGGTGGCGACATTAAAGATAGAAGAGTTGATGCAAGCATTAAAAGAAACGTATACGATTATAATTGTGACACATAACATGCAGCAAGCTGCCCGTGTGTCTGACTTGACTGCGTTCATGATGATCGATGATCCACAGACACGCACAGGCATCCTGGTGGAATTTGGGCCTACCGCCCAGATATTCACCAATCCAAAGAACAAACAGACCGAAGACTACGTCACGGGTCGATTTGGTTAG
- the pstA gene encoding phosphate ABC transporter, permease protein PstA, with protein sequence MASEPAEHPGGARMSSKAVIWLGASTRQMMESKANYRRRKLTDRLMMAISVLFSLAALAILFWIIAYVVIKGWQYLNLDFFIHLPRPLGMPGGGVLNAIEGTIILTILASVFAVIPGILAAYYVAYRPNTPLGVAVRFGTDVLSGVPSIILGLFCYTIIVKVQGHYSALAGSVALAILMLPTVIRTTEEMIKLVPQSMREGSLALGAPEWKTALSVSLPAASQGIITGILLGIARASGETAPLLFTALGNDHYEIGKIIQSGIANHQGLLVIMGNIVNQPVDSLPLTLWKYAQQPYPERINQSWAAALVLMTFVLSINIITRIWVQRRAKRMQVK encoded by the coding sequence ATGGCGAGTGAGCCGGCGGAGCATCCAGGAGGTGCGCGCATGAGCTCAAAGGCGGTGATATGGCTGGGTGCATCGACCAGGCAAATGATGGAGTCGAAAGCCAACTACCGGCGAAGAAAGTTGACCGACCGGCTAATGATGGCGATATCGGTCTTATTTTCGTTGGCTGCCCTGGCTATTTTATTCTGGATCATTGCTTACGTAGTAATAAAAGGGTGGCAATACCTGAACCTTGATTTCTTCATCCACCTGCCACGGCCTTTAGGGATGCCGGGGGGAGGGGTATTGAATGCGATCGAAGGGACGATCATTCTCACTATCCTGGCTTCGGTATTTGCCGTGATACCGGGAATCCTGGCCGCATATTATGTAGCCTACCGACCCAACACGCCATTGGGTGTAGCAGTCCGATTTGGGACGGATGTCTTATCTGGTGTACCATCGATCATCCTGGGCTTGTTCTGCTATACCATCATCGTAAAAGTCCAAGGACACTATTCTGCCCTGGCAGGCAGCGTGGCGCTGGCGATCCTGATGCTACCCACCGTTATCCGCACAACGGAGGAGATGATCAAACTGGTGCCACAATCGATGCGGGAAGGATCCCTGGCATTAGGTGCCCCAGAGTGGAAAACTGCGCTGAGTGTGTCACTCCCAGCCGCCAGCCAGGGAATTATCACAGGTATCCTACTTGGGATCGCAAGGGCTTCGGGAGAGACAGCACCTTTACTCTTCACCGCCCTGGGTAATGATCATTATGAGATTGGGAAGATCATTCAATCGGGGATTGCCAACCACCAGGGATTATTGGTCATTATGGGCAATATTGTTAATCAACCGGTGGATTCATTGCCATTGACTTTATGGAAGTATGCGCAACAGCCTTATCCTGAACGCATTAATCAATCGTGGGCAGCTGCGCTGGTGCTGATGACCTTTGTATTATCGATTAATATTATTACCCGTATCTGGGTTCAGAGGCGCGCAAAGCGTATGCAAGTAAAGTAG
- the pstC gene encoding phosphate ABC transporter permease subunit PstC, with protein sequence MLHYGDRPWNTLTISMAVLTIVLVIMVGVLLWKDSAGARSAFGLNFLKPTNDASWNPVSSEFQAWPFIYGTIISSLLSLVIAVPISLGAAIFLAELCPEKLRITIGGMFELLAAIPSVIYGLWGIFVFLPKVVAPSGNFLGATLGKLPVLNLFLHGPVPSSGASLLAAALILSIMIIPTITAITRDVLLAIPSAQREASLALGSTQWETISKVLIPYGLSGILGAVILGLGRALGETMAVTMVVGNSIGGSLSLLRPGYTMSSIIANEFAEAASPLHTQALIEIGLILFVITLLLNILARLLEWRVSRRSIQEVRA encoded by the coding sequence ATGCTCCATTACGGGGACCGGCCGTGGAACACGTTGACTATCTCGATGGCTGTATTAACGATCGTATTAGTGATAATGGTGGGTGTTTTACTTTGGAAGGATTCAGCCGGGGCACGCTCAGCTTTCGGACTCAATTTTCTTAAACCAACCAATGATGCTTCGTGGAATCCGGTGAGTAGCGAATTCCAGGCCTGGCCTTTTATTTATGGGACAATCATATCCTCTCTTTTATCGTTGGTAATAGCGGTACCGATCAGCCTGGGAGCGGCGATCTTCCTGGCAGAGTTATGCCCTGAGAAGCTGCGCATCACAATAGGGGGGATGTTTGAGCTGCTGGCAGCCATCCCTTCGGTAATCTATGGTCTGTGGGGTATCTTCGTTTTCTTGCCTAAAGTTGTCGCGCCTTCAGGGAATTTCCTGGGCGCTACCCTGGGTAAACTCCCAGTACTGAACTTGTTCCTACACGGGCCAGTACCCTCCAGTGGGGCAAGCTTGCTGGCAGCGGCATTAATCTTAAGCATCATGATCATACCGACTATCACCGCTATCACCCGCGATGTATTGCTGGCAATCCCGAGTGCACAAAGGGAAGCTTCATTGGCGTTAGGCTCCACACAGTGGGAGACCATATCGAAAGTACTCATCCCTTACGGGCTTTCCGGTATCCTTGGAGCAGTGATCCTGGGACTTGGTCGAGCACTAGGGGAGACGATGGCGGTCACTATGGTGGTTGGCAATAGCATTGGCGGTTCATTATCACTATTGAGGCCGGGGTATACGATGTCTAGCATCATTGCCAACGAATTCGCTGAAGCGGCGTCACCTCTTCACACACAGGCCTTGATCGAGATCGGGTTAATCTTATTCGTCATTACCCTGCTGCTCAATATTCTGGCCCGATTACTCGAATGGCGAGTGAGCCGGCGGAGCATCCAGGAGGTGCGCGCATGA
- the pstS gene encoding phosphate ABC transporter substrate-binding protein PstS, which yields MKTIRKLKMQRKTILLFTVLTTFTILLSACGSTPTTPATISLPAGSVQINGAGATFPLPVYTEWIYAYQYVDPSVTLNYQGIGSGGGKKAILDNTVDFAGSDSLLNDEEYAAGKDLQMYPMLAGAVVPIYNIEGITQTVTLDSASLVGIYSGKITKWNDPAIVALNPGLVFPDATITAVHRSDGSGTTEIFTKALSSFSDEWKNSVGAGSSVEWPVDKAGNGIGGKGNQGVAAAVQNTPNSIGYVELSYAIANKIPYVNMVNKAGKTVTANADSLASAMNDYADTFTDKLTNTIVNGAGANSWPIAGYTYIILHTSSMTDCGKAQKLVQYFNWSLTDASAASRAANLGYSVLPEAVQTQVLAKLGEVTCNGAPVKP from the coding sequence ATGAAAACTATAAGGAAACTAAAAATGCAAAGAAAAACGATTCTACTATTCACGGTATTAACGACCTTTACCATCCTGCTGAGCGCATGCGGCAGCACGCCCACTACCCCAGCAACTATTTCACTGCCGGCTGGATCGGTGCAGATCAACGGTGCGGGTGCAACCTTCCCGCTGCCTGTGTATACTGAGTGGATCTATGCCTACCAGTATGTAGACCCATCGGTAACATTGAATTACCAGGGCATCGGCTCTGGGGGCGGTAAGAAGGCCATCCTCGACAATACTGTCGATTTTGCTGGATCCGACTCACTCCTAAACGATGAAGAGTACGCTGCTGGGAAGGACCTGCAGATGTACCCCATGCTGGCAGGCGCGGTGGTCCCTATTTACAATATCGAAGGTATTACCCAAACGGTCACCCTGGACAGTGCTAGCCTGGTCGGCATCTACTCAGGTAAAATCACAAAATGGAATGATCCAGCAATCGTGGCGCTCAATCCGGGTTTGGTGTTCCCCGATGCTACCATCACGGCAGTACACCGCTCGGATGGTTCTGGCACCACTGAAATCTTTACCAAGGCTTTGTCATCCTTTAGTGATGAATGGAAGAACAGCGTTGGTGCTGGGTCATCGGTGGAATGGCCGGTGGATAAGGCTGGTAATGGTATCGGAGGTAAAGGCAATCAGGGTGTAGCTGCAGCGGTGCAGAACACCCCCAATTCGATTGGCTATGTCGAGCTTTCGTATGCCATTGCCAACAAGATCCCTTATGTCAATATGGTTAACAAGGCAGGCAAAACAGTGACGGCCAATGCAGACAGCCTGGCATCAGCGATGAACGATTATGCCGACACATTCACCGATAAGTTAACCAATACAATTGTGAATGGGGCGGGTGCCAACAGTTGGCCTATTGCGGGATACACCTATATCATCCTGCACACCTCCAGCATGACTGATTGCGGCAAAGCTCAAAAGCTAGTGCAATACTTCAATTGGTCTCTCACCGATGCAAGTGCAGCCAGTAGGGCAGCTAACTTGGGATATTCTGTCTTGCCTGAGGCTGTACAAACGCAGGTGCTGGCAAAGTTAGGTGAAGTCACCTGTAATGGCGCACCTGTAAAACCATAA
- a CDS encoding PAS domain-containing sensor histidine kinase — protein MFRSIRWRIAIPYGVLIVVTMLALGIYLSRFIRQTYIDNLEAKLATEARMVGDVLAPNLQAGGGEAHLDSQAKQWADTLNARVTVISPTGTVLGESQQASSTMPNHSDRPEVIAALSEGTGSSIRYSQTISMDMLYTAVRIDQGSQALAIVRLALPLEQVSASIASLQRILVVVTVLVTIVAVLMAMVIAGRITRPVVELTRTAWQIAASTQTEQTIQGDNDEISQLAHAFHSMSVQLSKQINDLTSERATLNAVMEKMTDGVLIVDSQGAVQLINPAAMRMFSITPESVIGKPLIEVVRHHQPVEMWQQCQVEGKAQRLDFEIGRRLSLQGIATSLSPALPGATLLLFQDLTRQRQTETIRRDFVSNVSHELRTPLAALKALTETLQTGALDDPLAARRFLEQIETEVDALSLMVNELLELSRIESGRVPLIIIPTHPKEIITPAVDRLRLQAERQGLSLSIECADDIPQVMADATRIQQVLVNLLHNAIKFTPSGGEVKVRVLEHEHEIYFTVEDNGIGIAGDDIPRIFERFYKVDRSRATSGTGLGLAIARHLVEAHGGRIWVESQLGKGSVFYFTIPKA, from the coding sequence ATGTTTCGATCAATACGCTGGCGAATTGCCATACCCTATGGGGTATTAATCGTAGTCACGATGTTAGCGTTGGGTATTTACCTCTCCAGATTCATCCGGCAGACTTACATTGATAACCTGGAAGCGAAGCTTGCCACAGAAGCGCGCATGGTGGGTGATGTTTTGGCCCCAAACCTTCAGGCAGGGGGTGGGGAAGCCCATCTTGACAGCCAGGCTAAGCAGTGGGCGGACACTTTAAACGCCCGAGTGACCGTTATTTCTCCGACAGGGACAGTGTTAGGTGAATCACAGCAGGCCAGCTCAACCATGCCCAATCATAGCGATCGCCCGGAGGTAATCGCGGCCCTATCGGAAGGCACAGGCAGCAGTATCCGCTACAGCCAGACCATAAGCATGGATATGCTCTACACGGCTGTGCGGATCGATCAGGGCAGCCAAGCGCTGGCGATCGTTCGGCTGGCGCTGCCCCTCGAGCAAGTATCGGCCAGTATTGCCAGCCTACAACGTATCCTGGTAGTGGTCACCGTGCTGGTTACCATCGTGGCGGTATTGATGGCCATGGTGATTGCCGGCCGAATCACCCGACCTGTGGTTGAACTAACACGAACCGCCTGGCAGATTGCGGCCTCTACTCAAACGGAGCAGACAATTCAAGGTGATAACGATGAGATCAGCCAACTGGCTCACGCATTTCACAGCATGTCAGTCCAGCTGAGCAAGCAAATTAATGATCTTACGTCAGAACGAGCGACGCTGAACGCGGTTATGGAAAAAATGACGGATGGAGTGTTGATCGTGGATAGCCAAGGAGCGGTCCAATTAATCAACCCCGCGGCAATGAGAATGTTTTCCATCACACCAGAAAGTGTAATTGGGAAACCACTTATTGAAGTTGTCCGGCATCATCAGCCGGTGGAGATGTGGCAGCAGTGCCAGGTAGAGGGAAAAGCCCAACGGCTCGATTTTGAAATCGGCCGAAGGCTCTCACTACAAGGGATTGCGACATCACTGAGCCCGGCGCTACCTGGGGCAACATTGTTGCTATTCCAAGACCTGACCCGGCAGCGTCAAACCGAAACCATACGGCGTGATTTCGTTAGCAACGTCTCGCATGAGTTACGCACACCTTTAGCGGCGCTTAAAGCGCTCACAGAAACATTGCAGACAGGTGCACTGGACGACCCGCTGGCTGCGCGGCGTTTCTTGGAGCAAATCGAAACGGAGGTTGACGCACTCAGCCTGATGGTCAATGAGCTCCTGGAACTCTCACGGATCGAATCAGGGCGGGTACCGCTTATTATTATTCCAACCCACCCTAAAGAAATCATCACCCCGGCTGTTGATCGATTGCGACTGCAGGCAGAGCGCCAGGGGCTCAGCCTTTCTATCGAATGTGCAGATGACATACCGCAGGTTATGGCTGACGCTACCCGGATACAGCAAGTTCTGGTTAACCTGCTGCATAACGCAATCAAATTCACACCATCGGGTGGAGAGGTAAAGGTAAGGGTGCTGGAGCACGAGCATGAAATTTACTTTACGGTTGAAGATAACGGAATTGGCATTGCAGGTGATGACATTCCACGCATCTTCGAGCGTTTTTATAAAGTGGACCGTTCAAGGGCCACTTCAGGAACTGGTTTGGGTTTAGCGATCGCACGCCACCTGGTTGAAGCCCATGGGGGTAGGATATGGGTGGAGAGCCAGTTGGGAAAAGGCAGCGTCTTCTACTTCACAATTCCAAAAGCATAA
- a CDS encoding DNA-binding response regulator, with translation MATILVIEDDTALRETLVYNLTRDDYTVQAEGNGLAGLQAARKIHPDLILLDLMLPGMDGIEVCRLVRQEMNIPILILTARDDEIDRVIGLEIGADDYITKPFSMRELMARVKAHLRRDRLIRQEAEGKQEEVSQDRLTFGNLTIDVSRREVLMEHAPINLKPKEFDLLLFMAQHYRQALSRQFLLERVWGWEYGGGTRTVDVHVHWLREKIEVDAANPTRLVTVRGSGYRFEG, from the coding sequence ATGGCTACTATCCTTGTAATCGAAGATGATACAGCACTGCGCGAAACGTTGGTATATAACCTTACTCGAGATGATTATACCGTCCAAGCAGAGGGGAATGGATTGGCGGGGCTGCAAGCAGCCCGAAAAATCCACCCTGACCTGATCCTGCTCGACCTGATGCTACCGGGAATGGATGGAATTGAAGTCTGTCGCCTTGTACGCCAGGAGATGAACATCCCAATTCTGATCTTGACCGCTCGTGATGATGAAATTGACAGGGTGATTGGCCTGGAGATTGGTGCTGATGATTACATCACCAAACCTTTCAGCATGCGCGAGTTGATGGCGCGTGTGAAAGCTCACCTGCGCCGCGATCGCTTGATCCGCCAGGAAGCAGAGGGTAAACAGGAAGAGGTTTCCCAGGATAGGCTAACCTTTGGGAACTTAACCATCGATGTTAGCCGTCGCGAAGTGTTGATGGAACATGCGCCCATCAACCTGAAACCTAAGGAATTCGATTTGCTCCTATTCATGGCCCAGCATTACAGACAGGCACTTTCGAGGCAGTTCTTGCTTGAGCGTGTGTGGGGCTGGGAATATGGTGGCGGTACGCGAACGGTGGATGTGCATGTGCATTGGTTGAGAGAAAAGATCGAAGTAGACGCGGCTAACCCTACACGGTTGGTGACCGTGCGCGGATCGGGCTACCGCTTCGAAGGATAA
- the lipA gene encoding lipoyl synthase: MSFTPTRDRVDPEKTPTPPLRRPDWIKVRAPTGETYEWLQGLMRKKALHTVCEEAMCPNLGECWGSGTATFLMLGDVCTRTCGFCDIKHGQPSPLDWLEPERVAQAVKAMQLKHAVITSVNRDDRKDGGAPIFAMVIRRIRQIYPGCSIEVLIPDFKGSLEALQIVMAARPEILNHNVETVPRLFKAVQPQDHFEWAAATLTNAKRLDPEVLTKSGIMVGLGETMDEIKEVMRHQRRWGVDILTVGQYLQPSKKHLPIERYYTLEEFNEIKQFGLSIGFQWVESGPLVRSSYHAAEQVRTLSIVHRKLYG, from the coding sequence ATGTCTTTTACACCTACACGCGACCGGGTTGATCCCGAAAAAACACCCACCCCACCTCTCCGCCGACCCGACTGGATCAAGGTTCGCGCTCCTACGGGTGAGACCTATGAATGGCTGCAGGGCTTGATGAGAAAAAAAGCCTTGCACACCGTCTGTGAAGAAGCCATGTGCCCCAATCTTGGCGAATGCTGGGGTTCTGGCACGGCTACCTTCCTTATGCTAGGTGATGTCTGCACCCGTACCTGCGGGTTTTGCGATATTAAGCACGGCCAGCCCAGTCCACTGGATTGGCTTGAGCCTGAGCGCGTGGCCCAGGCTGTGAAAGCCATGCAGCTTAAGCATGCCGTGATCACCAGCGTCAACCGCGATGACCGCAAGGATGGCGGTGCGCCAATTTTCGCCATGGTAATTCGCCGTATCCGCCAAATTTACCCGGGTTGCTCCATTGAAGTCTTGATCCCTGATTTCAAGGGCTCGCTTGAAGCCTTACAAATCGTCATGGCTGCCCGTCCTGAGATCCTCAACCACAACGTGGAGACTGTCCCCCGATTATTTAAAGCGGTCCAACCTCAAGATCACTTCGAATGGGCTGCTGCCACCCTCACCAACGCTAAAAGACTCGACCCCGAAGTCCTGACCAAGTCTGGCATCATGGTGGGTTTGGGCGAAACGATGGATGAGATCAAGGAGGTCATGCGCCACCAGCGTCGCTGGGGAGTTGATATCCTGACTGTCGGCCAGTACCTGCAGCCTAGCAAGAAGCATCTGCCCATCGAGCGCTACTATACCCTGGAGGAATTCAACGAGATTAAGCAATTTGGTTTGAGCATCGGCTTTCAATGGGTGGAAAGTGGCCCACTGGTCAGATCTTCCTACCATGCCGCTGAGCAGGTACGTACGCTTAGCATTGTCCACCGAAAATTATACGGATAG